One genomic segment of Helianthus annuus cultivar XRQ/B chromosome 14, HanXRQr2.0-SUNRISE, whole genome shotgun sequence includes these proteins:
- the LOC110908928 gene encoding uncharacterized protein LOC110908928, translating into MKVAVWCISSYTRVRRRVKRRCFGVDNMSREHNSRISRRILLPLAVQVIDLLKAHMRHPQASEVNNKDIISHFVLRLMYCRSEELRKWFLSMESTPFSYWFLVIF; encoded by the exons ATGAAGGTGGCCGTGTGGTGTATTAGCAGCTATACAA GAGTGAGAAGAAGAGTCAAAAGACGATGTTTCGGTGTCGATAATATGAGCCGAGAACATAATTCAAGGATCTCTAGAAGGATCCTCCTACCTCTTGCAGTGCAG GTGATTGATCTATTGAAGGCTCATATGAGACATCCACAGGCATCAGAGGTTAACAACAAAGATATCATATCTCATTTTGTTTTGCGTCTCATGTATTGTCGATC AGAAGAATTGAGGAAATGGTTTCTTTCAATGGAAAGTACTCCGTTTAGCTACTGGTTTCTTGTAATATTTTAG